In Nocardioides sp. JS614, the sequence GCGAGATCCAGACCCACCTCGCCGACGTGGTGGTGCTGGCCAGCGGCGGCTACGGCAACGTCTTCTACCTCTCGACGAACGCCATGGGCTCCAACGTCACCGCCAGCTGGCGGGCGCACCGCAAGGGCGCGTACTTCGCGAACCCCTGCTACACCCAGATCCACCCGACCTGCATCCCGGTCTCGGGATCGCACCAGTCCAAGCTGACCCTGATGTCGGAGTCGCTGCGCAACGACGGCCGGATCTGGGTCCCGAAGAACAAGGCGGACTGCGACAAGGACCCGCGCACGATCCCCGAGGAGGCCCGCGACTACTACCTGGAGCGGATCTACCCCTCGTTCGGCAACCTGGTCCCCCGCGACATCGCCTCGCGCGGCGCGAAGAACGTCTGCGACGAGGGCCGCGGCGTCGGCCCGGAGGTCGACGGCGTGCGCCGCGGCGTCTACCTCGACTTCAAGGACTCGATCGGCCGCCTGGGCGAGGACGCCGTGCGGGAGAAGTACGGCAACCTCTTCGACATGTACCTGCGGATCACGGGTGAGAACCCGTACGAGGTCCCGATGCGGATCTACCCCGCGGTGCACTACACGATGGGCGGCCTGTGGGTCGACTACGACCTCCAGTCGTCGATCCCCGGCCTGTTCGTGGCCGGCGAGGCGAACTTCTCCGACCATGGCGCCAACCGGCTCGGCGCGTCGGCACTGATGCAGGGCCTCGCGGACGGCTACTTCGTGCTGCCCCAGACGATCCGCGACTACCTCGCGGACGGGCCGTTCGACAAGATCGCCGAGGACCACCCGTCGGTGGTGGAGGCCAAGAAGTCCGTCGAGGACCGGGTCGCCCACTTCCTGAACACCAACGGCACCCGCAGCGTCGACTCCTACCACCGCGAGCTCGGCAACATCATGTGGGAGTACTGCGGCATGGAGCGGACCGCGGACGGCCTGAAGAAGGCGATCGACCTGATCCGCAGCCTGCGCGAGGACTTCTGGCGCAACGTCAAGGTCCTCGGCACCGCCGACAGCCTCAACCAGTCCCTGGAGAAGGCCGGCCGGGTGGCCGACTTCTTCGAGCTCGGTGAGCTCATGTGCATCGACGCGCTCAACCGGCGCGAGTCCTGCGGCGGCCACT encodes:
- a CDS encoding fumarate reductase/succinate dehydrogenase flavoprotein subunit; the encoded protein is MPDTTLTPEPSHDAPGAHGDDAAGYYRPGDPVADAKAPDGPIAERWNTRKFEARLVNPSNRRKLDVIIIGTGLAGGAAAATLGEAGYNVKSFCYQDSPRRAHSIAAQGGINAAKNYKEDGDSVYRLFYDTVKGGDYRSRESNVYRLSEVSSNIIDQCVAQGVPFAREYGGLLDNRSFGGVQVSRTFYARGQTGQQLLIGAYQAMERQVAAGTVTQYTRHEMLELIVADGRARGIIARDMVTGEIQTHLADVVVLASGGYGNVFYLSTNAMGSNVTASWRAHRKGAYFANPCYTQIHPTCIPVSGSHQSKLTLMSESLRNDGRIWVPKNKADCDKDPRTIPEEARDYYLERIYPSFGNLVPRDIASRGAKNVCDEGRGVGPEVDGVRRGVYLDFKDSIGRLGEDAVREKYGNLFDMYLRITGENPYEVPMRIYPAVHYTMGGLWVDYDLQSSIPGLFVAGEANFSDHGANRLGASALMQGLADGYFVLPQTIRDYLADGPFDKIAEDHPSVVEAKKSVEDRVAHFLNTNGTRSVDSYHRELGNIMWEYCGMERTADGLKKAIDLIRSLREDFWRNVKVLGTADSLNQSLEKAGRVADFFELGELMCIDALNRRESCGGHFRAESQTEDGEALRHDDHFAYVAAWEFAGDGELPVLHKEDLVYTAIEMKQRSYK